In the genome of Palaemon carinicauda isolate YSFRI2023 chromosome 20, ASM3689809v2, whole genome shotgun sequence, one region contains:
- the LOC137659671 gene encoding uncharacterized protein yields the protein MEHRFSGTVTYSCFCYCCPAAVAASGRWAAPSAAISGSRVASAAISGSRAASAAISGSRAASAAISGSRAASAAISGSWAASAAISGSRAASAAISGSWAAPSAAISGSRAASAAIAALLKICFK from the coding sequence ATGGAACATCGTTTTTCTGGGACTGTTACTTATTCCTGCTTCTGCTACTGCTgccctgctgctgttgctgctagtGGTAGATGGGCTGCTCCTTCTGCTGCTATTAGTGGTAGTAGGGTTGCTTCTGCTGCTATTAGTGGTAGTAGGGCTGCTTCTGCTGCTATTAGTGGTAGTAGGGCTGCTTCTGCTGCTATTAGTGGTAGTAGGGCTGCTTCTGCAGCTATTAGTGGTAGTTGGGCTGCTTCTGCTGCTATTAGTGGTAGTAGGGCTGCTTCTGCTGCTATTAGTGGTAGTTGGGCTGCTCCTTCTGCTGCTATTAGTGGTAGTAGGGCTGCTTCTGCCGCTATTGctgcactgttgaaaatttgctttaaataa